The following proteins are encoded in a genomic region of Glycine max cultivar Williams 82 chromosome 18, Glycine_max_v4.0, whole genome shotgun sequence:
- the LOC100798289 gene encoding uncharacterized protein yields MEERVVPKRPREEETLEHKDASLDSYELLESSSKRHMPYNHILSLLESEEEDSTQDLSPLITALQQEITNCANDSDTLLSQHNLTNTTTTTNNNLESCSSSTTQYSSNMVEEHDDKEGVMRHLLEASDDELGIPNKEDESLDHGEDGFNFNGGDMFSSFCDGLLWDLEDEAANYYDLLQSQLFL; encoded by the coding sequence ATGGAGGAAAGGGTGGTACCAAAGAGGCCAAGAGAAGAAGAGACCCTAGAGCACAAAGATGCATCATTAGATAGTTATGAATTACTAGAGTCCTCATCAAAGAGGCACATGCCATACAACCACATACTATCCCTCCTTGAATCAGAGGAAGAAGACTCCACACAAGACCTCTCTCCTCTCATCACTGCCCTCCAACAAGAAATCACCAATTGTGCCAATGATTCGGATACCCTTTTGAGCCAACACAACCTCACCAACACCACAACaacaactaataataatttagagTCTTGTTCATCCTCAACAACTCAATATTCTAGTAACATGGTGGAGGAACATGATGACAAAGAAGGGGTCATGAGACACCTTCTTGAAGCTTCTGATGATGAACTTGGGATTCCAAATAAAGAGGATGAATCACTCGATCATGGTGAAGATGGGTTCAATTTCAACGGTGGGGACATGTTTTCTTCCTTTTGTGATGGTTTGTTGTGGGACCTTGAAGATGAAGCTGCCAACTACTATGATCTCTTGCAGTCTCAACtctttctttag